In Elephas maximus indicus isolate mEleMax1 chromosome 7, mEleMax1 primary haplotype, whole genome shotgun sequence, the following proteins share a genomic window:
- the LOC126079442 gene encoding olfactory receptor 5W2-like, which yields MRYIKQRRMDGENCSSLTEFHLVGITNNPEMKVTIFTFFLVVYLIILVANLGMIILIRMDSQLQTPMYFFLSHLSFCNLCYSTAVGPKMLVDLLTKDKSIFFYGCALQFFIFCIFTDSECLLLAVMAFDRYKAISNPLLYTVDMSSRVCSVLMVGIYLVGMVDALIHAMLNFHLCFCGSNEVNHFFCDVPPLLLLSCLDIQVNELVIFIVFGFIELSTLSGILVSYRYIILSVLKIRSAGGKFKAFSTCTSHLTAVAMFQGTMLFMYFRPSSAYSLDQDKMTSLFYTLVIPMLNPLVYSLRNKDVKEALEKLKNKMLF from the exons atgcgttatataa aacaaagaagaatggatggagAAAATTGCTCCTCCTTGACTGAATTCCACCTCGTGGGAATTACTAATAACCCTGAGATGAAAGTGACCATATTCACCTTCTTTCTGGTTGTTTATCTCATTATTCTTGTGGCAAATCTTGGGATGATCATTTTAATTAGAATGGACTCCCAGCTTCAAACAccaatgtactttttcctcagccacctcTCCTTCTGCAACCTCTGCTATTCCACAGCAGTTGGGCCCAAGATGCTGGTGGACCTCTTAACCAAagacaaatcaatttttttttatggctgtgcTCTGCAGTTCTTCATATTTTGTATCTTTACAGATTCTGAGTGTCTCCTGCTGGCCGTGATGGCCTTTGACAGGTACAAGGCCATTAGCAATCCCTTGCTCTATACAGTCGACATGTCCAGCAGGGTGTGCTCCGTGCTCATGGTTGGGATTTACCTGGTGGGCATGGTGGATGCTTTGATACATGCCATGTTAAATTTCCACTTATGTTTCTGTGGGTCAAATGAAGTTAACCATTTCTTCTGTGATGTTCCTCCGCTACTGTTGCTATCTTGTTTAGATATACAGGTCAATGAGTTAGTGATATTCATTGTTTTTGGCTTCATTGAACTGAGTACCCTTTCAGGGATTTTAGTCTCTTACCGTTACATCATCCTCTCAGTCTTAAAGATCCGCTCTGCTGGGGGAAAGTTCAAAGCTTTCTCCACCTGCACCTCTCACTTAACTGCTGTTGCAATGTTCCAGGGAACTATGCTCTTTATGTATTTCCGCCCAAGCTCTGCCTACTCTCTAGATCAAGACAAAATGACCTCGTTGTTTTATACCCTTGTTATTCCCATGTTAAACCCCCTGGTATACAGCCTAAGAAATAAAGATGTGAAAGAAGCTCtggaaaaactaaaaaacaaaatgttgttTTAA